The genomic DNA CCTACAGGTATACTAATATCAGAATACATAGAGATGGAGGACACACTTATGATGGATCGGTTCCAAAATAAACTTTGGTTATTTTTTACGATTTGGTTTTTCATCGGACTGATTTTAGTCGGTTTTTCCTTACTGCCCCCTTGGCTTGAATGGGCAAATGCCGTTTTTTTATTTGCATCTGGTTTATATGCCGCTCTTTATCTCTGGGATGTCTTGCCAAAAGGACGTTTCATCATTCCAGTCATTTTCTTTGGTTCAATCCTCATCGAATCCATCGGCGTCCATACAGGTTGGCCGTTCGGCACATACGCATACGAAGCAGATTTTGGTGTACAACTGCTCGGTGTACCGATTACGATCGGTGCCGCCTGGTTATCCGTCATGGGAGCAAGTCTTGCCTTCTCACGCCGGTTTCCATTTCGCTACAATACTGTGATTCTGGTGCCGTTGTTTGCCGTTTGGTTGGATTTAGCGATTGATCCGGTAGCAGCTAACGTCAAATCGTATTGGATCTGGCAGGATGGCGGATTGTATTATGACATCCCGACCCAAAACTTTTTTGGCTGGTATGGAACAGCACTTTTCTTTGCTCTCCTGATTGCCCGGTTCGAACAACAGGTCACAATCACAGCCCTTGAACGAAACAATCAGTATCTGTTTTTAATGCTCCATGCGTTGTTTGGTCTGACAGCAGGTGTCGCGGGTCTTTACGGCGTCACGTCGATCAGCCTTCTCGCAGGTCTTACCTATTGGCTCACACAAGGAGGCGTTCCTCTTGCAAAAAGCAAACAAAAACAAATGGGCTGAACGAACCTTTCATTTATACTTGAAAGAACGTTTAATTCGAAAACAATTCCACCGGATTCTATACCGGGCCGATGATTTACCGACCCCCGGATTGATGCTCGCAACACACGGATCGTGGTGGGACGGCATGATTTTGTTTCATTTGGATCAAACGATCTTGCATCACGATCCTTACGTCATGATTGACAGGCAGGGACTGGAGCGGTTTCCTTTTTTCACACGCCTCGGCGGCTTTTCCATCGACCGGAGTTCGTTTGCGGAAATCAAACAAAGCCTACAGTATGCAAAAGATCAATTGGCGAATGGAAGCAGTGTCTGGATGTTCCCTCAAGGGGAAGAACGGCATCAAGAAGAACGTCCGCTTCAGCTCAGCAGCGGAGCGACACATCTGGCAAAAGCAGCCCGCTCCATTTCCTTGTTTTCGTTTTATTACTCATTTGGTCATGAACAACAGCCGGATGTCTACATCCGGACCCGGACGATTCAATTACCTGAAGGACGTAGTTCAGAGCAGTTACGTTACTTAACGAACGCGATGACCCAGCTGTATGATGATGTCCGGACTGATGCGATCGAAGAACGGATTGAATCGTATCGTGTGTTGACTACGAGAAAGGAACCGCTCCCCGTTAAAACGGAACAGTGGTTACAGGCGATCCGTTCATGATGGTCGTACTGTTCGTCATTGCAACTTTTGTTTGTCTCTATACGTTCATCAACTTGTCATTCTTACCGAAATTAAGCGAACCTGTTCTTCCGCCAAGTCTTGCAATCTGTATTCCACTTCGAAACGAAGAACGGAATGTCGAGAAACTGATTCGTTCGTTACGACAAGCGCTTCATCCGAATATGCATGTCTATTTATATGAAGACCGCTCGACTGATCAGACACGTGATTTGTTAGTCCGCCTTGTCGGCGGAGAGGATCAGTTCACAATCATCGATGGTCTTGATTTACCATCTGGCTGGGCTGGAAAAGTCCATGCTTGTCATCAACTCGCGAGTGCGACGCATGAAGAGTACCTGTTGTTCTTAGACGCTGATATTACTTTGGCAGCAGATACGATTCCCCGGCTCTATGCGACGTTGCAAAAAGAACAGGCGGTCTTCTTGTCAGGCTTCCCGTCATTCCCCGTTCCGACCTTTCTCGGAAAGTGCCTGATTCCGATGCAGCACGTCTTAATCGCCCAACATCTGCCGATTGCATTTCGGAAGGTCAAACACCCTGCCTTTGCAGCGGCAAACGGTATGGTCGTTCTCGTCGAACGTAAAGCTTACGAACACGTTGGTGGACATCAAACCATTCAAATGGCACTCGTCGACGATTTGGAGCTATGTCGGGCTTTTAAACAAAACGGTTTTACGACGACACTTGTTCATGTGTCTCCCTATGTCAGCTGTGACATGTATGCGACTAACCGTGATGTGTGGCAAGGTTTCCTGAAAAACGTTTTCCGCGGTATGAACGATTCTTATGCAGTAGGCAGCTATTTCCTGTTGTTTTACCTTGTTCAAGCTGCCGCTTTACCGCTCGTGTTCATATTCCCGTCGATTTGGACACTCGGAGCTTTTCTTTTGATCATGATTGCCCGTTACCGCATTGACCGGAAGGCAATGATTTTTCATGCCTGGTTTTGGCATCCACTTGCGGTCATTCTTTATGTCGTCCTGCTAGCGACGGCGATGATTCGAAGATTCAATAAAAGGGAAATCAGTTGGAAAGGTCGGACATATTCTTAAGGAGGCTTTATTGTTATGAAACATATCGCAGTCATCGGAGCGGGGCTTGGCGGTTTGAGTGCCGCCATCTCACTGGCTTCAAAAGGGTTTAAAGTTACTGTCATTGAACGCAACGAACACATCGGTGGAAAGATGATGCCCATTACGTCTGAGGGACACCGGTTTGACTTCGGTCCCAATACCATCACGATGCCTGAAATCTTTCAATCCGTCATTTTAGAGTCAGGAGCAGATCCAGATGACTACTTTACGTTTGAGAAATTGACACGTCATACCGTCAATCACTTTCCGGATGGACGTTCGTTGACATTCGCCAGTGGTCGTGAGGCGATGCGGACTGAAGTCGACCGTTTCACGAATGGTCAGCTTGCTAAAAATGATATTACTGGTTATCAGGACGAGGTTAAGGAACTGTACAATATCGCTAAACAACAATTTTTCATCAATATCGACTCTTATTTCAATTTTTCCTTATTGCGCGACATGATCAAGGTTCATCCTTTAAAAACACTGCATGGACTACACAAAAAATATTTTAAGGACCCCCAGTTGATTCAAGCACTTGACCGTTATGCAACCTACATTGGAAGCAGCCCGTTTCAAGCACCCGCTACATTCGGTTTGATTGCCCATCTCGAGTTAAATGACGGTGTTTATTTCACACGTGGCGGAAATACGACCATCGCCGAAGGGTTTGCCCGTCGCGCCCGCGAACTTGGCGTTATTTTCCGGTTAGGAGACGAAGTGACGCAGATTGAAGTGACGAATCAGTTGGCAACAGAAATTGAACTCAATCACGTCGATTACCTGTCTGTTGATTTCATCGTTTTAAACGGTGACTTGCTGACACAATATCCACGATTGATTTCAGAAACCGTACGGCCTGACTTCAAAAATCCAACACCTTCACAAATGGAGCCGTCGATTTCTGCTTATGTCCGGTGTATCGGACTTGGACGCCGTATTGATGGACTCGCGCATCACAATGTCTTTTTCTCTTCTGATTATGAAGCTGAGTTCGAAGCTTTGTTTAATCAACATCGTTATGCAGAAGAACCGACCATTTACATCTCGAACTCTTCGGTCACTGCACCGGAAATGGGAGAAGCCGGCGACAACCTGTTTGTTCTTGTAAATGCTCCGGCTACTCATAAAGGGTCTGCTATTGATTTTGATACGTATGATAAAATTATCAATCAACGTCTGCAACAGTTCGGAATCGATATCACGTCTGACGTTTTATTCGAACAGCGGATTACTCCGCAAGACATTGAACAAAAATTTTCAGCGTATCATGGTTCGCTGTATGGTCTTTCTTCAAACGGCACACGTGGCGCTTTCATGCGTCCAAGCAACCGTTCAAAGAATGTTCACAATTTGTTTTTTGCCGGTGGATCGACGCATCCTGGTGGCGGTAGTCCAATGGTGACGCTTTCAGGAAAACTGGCAAGCGAACGAATCGTGTCCGCTGTCGCCTCTACCCTGTGAACGTTATGTGAATTGCATATCAATTACTTGTACGGACAACTTAGATTTGATACGATTACTTCGAGTTCAAGAGGTAGTGATTGACCCCACATCCTCAATCAAGCGCATGGTGACTTCCCCGAGTCAAAAGCGTTTAGGAACTTAACATATCTGTTTTGTCTTAATCGTTTGTTCAAGACCCACTTGTTCAACGGATACACCACCGTAAACTGTTTGGCATGACTTACGACGTTCCCCCTTAGATCGTCTCATCCCAATCAGTTTACAGACGGCTCAATCATCAACTGATCCATCCCCGTGGATCGCGACCCGTCTTGTTGGAAATATGTATCTGATTTTGTACAAACAGATTTCAGTTTAGACTCCCCGGTCTAAACTCCATAAAAAAGACCTTGGTCCCCGCCAAGGTCTTTTTTTTATGGAGTTTTTTTAAATCGTGGCGAGTAACTTCATCTTTTGCCAACGGCTGACATAGGCACGTTTTGTGAACACATCGTATTGATTATCACGTGCCGCGTCCAGAATTCCCCGGTAAAGTAAGGCCGCCACTTTCAGCGCACGGCGACTTTCTTTCGGGTAGCGATCAAACGAAGGCGTTGCTGCATCATATAAATGCTCTGCTCTTAAAGCCAATGCCTCCCATAATCCAGCAAAGTCTCCAGAAGGGGTTCCTGTTAATAACGATTCTGTCGTCACATCATACTGGTCCATCCAATCTTTCGGTAAATAAACACGTCCTCGTTTTGCATCCTCGCCTACATCCCGGAGGATGTTCGTCAATTGCATCGCGATTCCGAGTTGAATGGCCGACTCCCGTAAATCATTTTGTTTGGGTGCAAGAATCGGTAACAACATCAAACCAACCGTACTCGCGACGTAATAACTATATTTTTCCGTCTCTTCCAGTGACTGATACCGGTTTTTCTCGATATCCCACCGCATACCTTCTGCCAGTTCTAAAAACGGCGTTTCATCCATCTCATATCTTTTAAAGACATCTGCGAGTGCAATCCATAGTGGTTTATTAATCGAGTGACCCGATCGGAACAAACGAAACTCTTCTAAAAATTCTGCTAAACTTTCTTTTGGAGTGGCGGATTCATCTACTGTATCGTCGAGAAACCGACAAAATGTGTAAATGGCATACACCGCCATCCGATCTTGCTTCGGTAATAAGGAAAAGGCTTTATAAAACGTTTTAGATCCGCTTTGAATCGTCTGTTCACATATCACGTACGCGTTCGTCACTGTATCCACTTTTCCACCTCATCTCTTGTTCCATTCGATTGACAAGTAATGTCGCTCCCATCATGACGATCGGAACGCCTCCACATGGATGGACAGATGCGCCGACTGCATATAATCGTTCAATATCAGCGTATGGTTTTGCTTGTGTCTTCAAGGCAGCGGATTGGCGAATCGTTGGTGCGATTCCAAAACTTCCGCCCTCATACAATCCAAATTCTTTTGCATCTTGAGGTGTTCGAACCTGCATTTCCATGACCTGCTGTTCGAATCCAGGTATATGCTGCTCGATTTTGGCTAAAATCCGATCGATGAATCCATGAGCCTCGTACCGGTCCCGGTCAAAACCGCGTGGTGATGGAACCAGTGCATACACGACACTGTCATCCGCTTCCGTTAATGTATCATCCACCTTACTCGGATTAAACAGATACACCGCCGGATGCTCCGGTAACTCATCTTTTTTGAAAATCGATGTCATCAAAGGTTGAAGATCGCTTGGCATCAGGAAACGATGCACCGGTAGATCCACTTTTCCTTTTATCTTAAAGTACAATAACAGTGTACCGCCTGATGGAACATATTTTTTAGGTTGCTTGCCTTCCACCAGATATTCCATCAGCGGGAACTCACCATTCAACACGACGCTGTCATACAGATGTTCTTGTCCGTTGACAAACACTCCTTTAGCTTGTCCTTCTCTAATCATTACACGTTCGACCGGCTGGTTAAACTCGAACCGCACCCCCCGTCGAACAAGTTCCTCGTACATCCGCTCCGCTAGGGAAAAATAACCGCCTTTGACATACCAGACGCCTTCTTCCTGTTCCCGGTAAGGGATCAGTCCATAAATCGAAGGTGTCGTATACGGATTGCCTCCAATATAAAAGGTCGGAAAGCTGTAAGCCATTCGCAAGTGTTTACTTTTAAAGAAACGTTTTAAGTGGTCATGTGCCGTTTCCATCGCATGCATCTTCACTAAAGGCGCTAACATATCCGGATGTAATAAATCACGTTTACGGAAATAGGTCCGCTCTAAAAATTTCGATACGCTGACGTCATAATCCTTTGCTTTTTGTTGCATAAATTCTTGGAACCCGCGACCTTCTCCAAATTGACGCTCAATCGCAACCGTTTGATCGACCACATCCGCTTGTTTTGTCACAACGGTTCCGTCATCAAAATGCAGATCATACAACGGGTCAATCCGTTCCAACTCGACACCTTCAAGACCGGCTTCTCTCAGTTGTTCCTGGAGTTTCCCAGGCATCAAGACGATCGTCGGTCCCTGGTCAATTCTTCCGCCTGTCTCGAAATCGACAGAGGCGAGCCGACCGCCTGCACGTGACTCTTTTTCAAAAATTGTGATTTCCACTTCCGGATAACGTTTTGTTAACAATAAAGCTGCGTGCAAGGTTCCGACTCCTGCTCCAACAAATCCAATCTTCATTTCAAAGCACCTACTTTACTTGTCAATAAATCGGCTGTGATCCGGGCAGATTCAAAAATCGTCGGCAATCCGCTTCCTGGGTGCGTTCCCCCGCCTACTAAATAGACATGGTCTAATTCCTCAAAACGGTTATGTGGTCTGAAGTACATCATCTGTGTCAATTGATGGCCCAGGTTAAAGGTTGCCCCTTGGTGGACGCCCATTGCTTCCCAATCATCCGGTGTAAACATCTCTTCCACTTCAATTGCCGCTTCGACACCTTTATAAGGAGAACGGTGTTCGAGTGCATCGAGAACACGACGGCGCAGTTTAGGTCCTTCAATCGCCCAGTCAAGTTCGGAATAATTATTCGGAACTGGTACTAAGACATACAAAGATGATTTTCCTTCCGGTGCAAGTGTCCCGTCGATAATTGATGGATTTTGGACATAAAATGAAAAGTCATCTGATAATTCCAATGTCTGAGTCATCTCCCGGACATTTTTTTCATAATCATCAGCAAAGTAAATCGTATGGTGCGGGGCGTCAAAGGATTTATTGACACCTAAGTACAGCATGAACGTCGAACAAGAGAACTTTTTACGATCAATTTTCGGACGCGACCATTTCTTTAAGACGCCTTCAGGCACAAGATGATTCATCGCATGAGCAAAGTCTGCTCCGACAACGACATCATCGTATAGAACATGTTCACCCGACTCGAGAATGACTCCTGTCGCGGTCGTCCCTTCCAAAATCAATTGACTGATCCCTGTATTAAGATGGACGGTTCCCCCGAGTTCTTCCACTGCCCGTTTCATTGCTTCTGGAATTTGATTCATTCCACCAATTGGGTGATGGACACCGTAAGCATGTTCCATGTAAGACAAGATAGAAAAACCGCCTGGACATTCCCATGCTGACATGCCTAGATACTTAGCTTGGAAAGTAAAGGCATATTTCAACTCTTCACTCGTAAAATAATCGGACAGGACATCGTATAAAGAACGCCCGAGAGAAAGACGCGGTAGCGCCGTGATGACGCGTGGAGATAGATAATCCGTTAATTTATCGTGTTTCGTCTGCAAAATCGGCATTAGCTTTGCCAGCTTCAGGGCTTGTTCTGCCATGAAACGATCATAACCTTCTCCATTTCCAGGAAAATGTTGCTCAATCGTCTGTTTCATCCGATCACGATCCGTCGTCATCGTAAAATGATCTTTGCCCCCGTTAAAATACAGGGTGTACATCGGATCCAACGCTTTCAAATCCAAATAATCCTTCATCTCTAGGCCGATACTCGTAAATAGATTCTCTAAAATATGCGGCATGTTTAAAAAGGTAGGACCACGATCAAATTGATACTCTCCGACCTGAACGCGAGATGTTCGTCCCCCGACTATCGGTTGTTTTTCATATACGGTGACATCTATTCCTCTACCTGCAAGCAACATCGCACAAGCGAGCCCTCCAGGTCCTGCTCCAATAACGGCTACACGCTGCTTCACACGAATCTCTCCTTTTTCTCTACTCGTTTTAACTATTATACTAATCACATACTACTCCCCACAAATTTGAACTGCCCTGAAAGTGTAAAAAACGCCAGGCTCCCTTTAGGAAGTGGCGTTTGCAGTCACAATATACCAAGCTCCTTCTTTTAAAAATGGTGAAATTGACACATTTTTAAAACCGGCAGCATGAAGTTGTTCTGTTAATTCTTCTTTCCCCGGCAACGGATAAAGATTTTCATGTAAAGTCATGAAAGCATTGAATGCAGCAGAGAATGGTGCACCATGTTCACTGTCACGTAATGGTGTGACCAGAATGACTGTGCCGTCATCTTTGACAAAACGTCGGACACCTTCCAGAAGGCGAAGACGCTCTTCTTTCGGGAAATAATACAAAATGTTGTTCATCATGACCCCGTCATATGTTTCTTTGACGTCAAATGTTTTGATATCCCCGACGGCAAAGTCAATTTCACCGGTCGTATCCCGGCGTTTGGCTTCCGCGATGACCGATTCCTCGATATCAATTCCCGCCAGTCGTAGTTCAGGCAAGGCTTCATGAATTTTACGTAAGTAACCCCCGTAGGCACAGCCGATATCTAGTAATGATGTCACGTTTTGACTACGGATAATATGACGGACAGCAGGAAATGCAACAGTTTCCACTAATGCAGATGTTTCTGCTACGATGTCGCCGTGCTCTTCGCCATCAAATGTTTTTTGATGACCATGTTCCAAAAATTGTGGATAAGAGAATAAAGCA from Exiguobacterium sibiricum 7-3 includes the following:
- a CDS encoding carotenoid biosynthesis protein, with the protein product MMDRFQNKLWLFFTIWFFIGLILVGFSLLPPWLEWANAVFLFASGLYAALYLWDVLPKGRFIIPVIFFGSILIESIGVHTGWPFGTYAYEADFGVQLLGVPITIGAAWLSVMGASLAFSRRFPFRYNTVILVPLFAVWLDLAIDPVAANVKSYWIWQDGGLYYDIPTQNFFGWYGTALFFALLIARFEQQVTITALERNNQYLFLMLHALFGLTAGVAGLYGVTSISLLAGLTYWLTQGGVPLAKSKQKQMG
- a CDS encoding lysophospholipid acyltransferase family protein — encoded protein: MQKANKNKWAERTFHLYLKERLIRKQFHRILYRADDLPTPGLMLATHGSWWDGMILFHLDQTILHHDPYVMIDRQGLERFPFFTRLGGFSIDRSSFAEIKQSLQYAKDQLANGSSVWMFPQGEERHQEERPLQLSSGATHLAKAARSISLFSFYYSFGHEQQPDVYIRTRTIQLPEGRSSEQLRYLTNAMTQLYDDVRTDAIEERIESYRVLTTRKEPLPVKTEQWLQAIRS
- a CDS encoding glycosyltransferase, with translation MMVVLFVIATFVCLYTFINLSFLPKLSEPVLPPSLAICIPLRNEERNVEKLIRSLRQALHPNMHVYLYEDRSTDQTRDLLVRLVGGEDQFTIIDGLDLPSGWAGKVHACHQLASATHEEYLLFLDADITLAADTIPRLYATLQKEQAVFLSGFPSFPVPTFLGKCLIPMQHVLIAQHLPIAFRKVKHPAFAAANGMVVLVERKAYEHVGGHQTIQMALVDDLELCRAFKQNGFTTTLVHVSPYVSCDMYATNRDVWQGFLKNVFRGMNDSYAVGSYFLLFYLVQAAALPLVFIFPSIWTLGAFLLIMIARYRIDRKAMIFHAWFWHPLAVILYVVLLATAMIRRFNKREISWKGRTYS
- a CDS encoding phytoene desaturase family protein: MKHIAVIGAGLGGLSAAISLASKGFKVTVIERNEHIGGKMMPITSEGHRFDFGPNTITMPEIFQSVILESGADPDDYFTFEKLTRHTVNHFPDGRSLTFASGREAMRTEVDRFTNGQLAKNDITGYQDEVKELYNIAKQQFFINIDSYFNFSLLRDMIKVHPLKTLHGLHKKYFKDPQLIQALDRYATYIGSSPFQAPATFGLIAHLELNDGVYFTRGGNTTIAEGFARRARELGVIFRLGDEVTQIEVTNQLATEIELNHVDYLSVDFIVLNGDLLTQYPRLISETVRPDFKNPTPSQMEPSISAYVRCIGLGRRIDGLAHHNVFFSSDYEAEFEALFNQHRYAEEPTIYISNSSVTAPEMGEAGDNLFVLVNAPATHKGSAIDFDTYDKIINQRLQQFGIDITSDVLFEQRITPQDIEQKFSAYHGSLYGLSSNGTRGAFMRPSNRSKNVHNLFFAGGSTHPGGGSPMVTLSGKLASERIVSAVASTL
- a CDS encoding phytoene/squalene synthase family protein; protein product: MDTVTNAYVICEQTIQSGSKTFYKAFSLLPKQDRMAVYAIYTFCRFLDDTVDESATPKESLAEFLEEFRLFRSGHSINKPLWIALADVFKRYEMDETPFLELAEGMRWDIEKNRYQSLEETEKYSYYVASTVGLMLLPILAPKQNDLRESAIQLGIAMQLTNILRDVGEDAKRGRVYLPKDWMDQYDVTTESLLTGTPSGDFAGLWEALALRAEHLYDAATPSFDRYPKESRRALKVAALLYRGILDAARDNQYDVFTKRAYVSRWQKMKLLATI
- a CDS encoding phytoene desaturase family protein; translation: MKIGFVGAGVGTLHAALLLTKRYPEVEITIFEKESRAGGRLASVDFETGGRIDQGPTIVLMPGKLQEQLREAGLEGVELERIDPLYDLHFDDGTVVTKQADVVDQTVAIERQFGEGRGFQEFMQQKAKDYDVSVSKFLERTYFRKRDLLHPDMLAPLVKMHAMETAHDHLKRFFKSKHLRMAYSFPTFYIGGNPYTTPSIYGLIPYREQEEGVWYVKGGYFSLAERMYEELVRRGVRFEFNQPVERVMIREGQAKGVFVNGQEHLYDSVVLNGEFPLMEYLVEGKQPKKYVPSGGTLLLYFKIKGKVDLPVHRFLMPSDLQPLMTSIFKKDELPEHPAVYLFNPSKVDDTLTEADDSVVYALVPSPRGFDRDRYEAHGFIDRILAKIEQHIPGFEQQVMEMQVRTPQDAKEFGLYEGGSFGIAPTIRQSAALKTQAKPYADIERLYAVGASVHPCGGVPIVMMGATLLVNRMEQEMRWKSGYSDERVRDM
- a CDS encoding phytoene desaturase family protein — protein: MKQRVAVIGAGPGGLACAMLLAGRGIDVTVYEKQPIVGGRTSRVQVGEYQFDRGPTFLNMPHILENLFTSIGLEMKDYLDLKALDPMYTLYFNGGKDHFTMTTDRDRMKQTIEQHFPGNGEGYDRFMAEQALKLAKLMPILQTKHDKLTDYLSPRVITALPRLSLGRSLYDVLSDYFTSEELKYAFTFQAKYLGMSAWECPGGFSILSYMEHAYGVHHPIGGMNQIPEAMKRAVEELGGTVHLNTGISQLILEGTTATGVILESGEHVLYDDVVVGADFAHAMNHLVPEGVLKKWSRPKIDRKKFSCSTFMLYLGVNKSFDAPHHTIYFADDYEKNVREMTQTLELSDDFSFYVQNPSIIDGTLAPEGKSSLYVLVPVPNNYSELDWAIEGPKLRRRVLDALEHRSPYKGVEAAIEVEEMFTPDDWEAMGVHQGATFNLGHQLTQMMYFRPHNRFEELDHVYLVGGGTHPGSGLPTIFESARITADLLTSKVGALK
- a CDS encoding class I SAM-dependent methyltransferase, which gives rise to MAQLKEWTKVFRARKWMKRAEPILPLWHGYIGYKYGLFDVLGSGATQAEAQVRLKQSLTTEALSRWFEVGLAVGHLKKKDLRYTATRHVLPELSKTDERSIGFMLSELMELHLPALFSYPQFLEHGHQKTFDGEEHGDIVAETSALVETVAFPAVRHIIRSQNVTSLLDIGCAYGGYLRKIHEALPELRLAGIDIEESVIAEAKRRDTTGEIDFAVGDIKTFDVKETYDGVMMNNILYYFPKEERLRLLEGVRRFVKDDGTVILVTPLRDSEHGAPFSAAFNAFMTLHENLYPLPGKEELTEQLHAAGFKNVSISPFLKEGAWYIVTANATS